Proteins encoded within one genomic window of Rhododendron vialii isolate Sample 1 chromosome 1a, ASM3025357v1:
- the LOC131324049 gene encoding probable glucuronoxylan glucuronosyltransferase IRX7 — translation MAKEPNKLTRNNRGFYVKMRFIHRRQAEKAYCYRYSKWVLWFSLSFYFLSYYLITHLKSPNSLSKTTVSLSKSILASRALFESPNKKIPSSVLAGQLNGTRVYVYDLPSRYNTDWLSNERCSNHLFASEVAIHKALMNSDVRTMDPLEADFFFVPVYVSCNFSTVNGFPAIGHARGLISSAVELISSEYPFWNRSRGSDHVFVASHDFGSCFHTMEDVAIADGVPEILRKSIVLQTFGVKYQHPCQEVENVVIPPYVSPETVRSTLAKSPANGRRDIFAFFRGKMEVHPKNVSGRFYSKRVRTVIWEGYGGDRRFYLKRHRFPGYQTEIVRSVFCLCPLGWAPWSPRLVESVVLGCVPVIIADGIRLPFPSAVRWPEISLTVAEGDVGKLGSILEHVAATNLSAIQRNLMDPAVSRALLFNDHVQDGDATWQVLRALSGKLHRSRRRSRVSSE, via the exons ATGGCTAAAGAGCCCAACAAACTAACCAGAAACAACAGGGGATTCTACGTGAAAATGAGATTCATACACAGAAGGCAAGCGGAGAAGGCCTACTGTTACCGATACTCCAAATGGGTCCTCTGGTTTTCCCTCTCTTTCTACTTCCTCTCCTATTACCTCATCACCCACCTCAAATCcccaaactctctctctaagaccaccgtctctctctccaaatccatcCTGGCCTCCCGTGCCCTCTTTGAATCCCCCAACAAGAAAATCCCATCCTCTGTTCTCGCCGGACAATTGAATGGTACGAGGGTTTACGTTTACGACTTGCCGTCGAGATATAACACGGATTGGTTATCCAACGAGCGGTGTTCGAACCACCTGTTTGCTTCGGAGGTGGCCATACACAAGGCCCTGATGAACAGCGATGTGAGGACGATGGACCCACTTGAAGCCGATTTCTTCTTCGTACCGGTCTACGTTTCTTGCAATTTCAGCACCGTTAATGGGTTTCCGGCGATCGGCCACGCGCGGGGCCTCATATCGTCCGCGGTGGAACTCATTTCGTCGGAGTACCCGTTTTGGAACCGGTCCCGGGGCTCCGACCACGTCTTCGTCGCTTCTCACGATTTCGGATCTTGTTTTCACACAATG GAGGATGTGGCGATTGCGGATGGGGTGCCGGAGATTCTGAGGAAATCGATTGTGTTACAGACGTTCGGAGTGAAATATCAGCACCCGTGTCAGGAGGTGGAGAATGTGGTGATTCCGCCGTATGTCTCGCCGGAGACAGTGCGGTCAACGCTGGCAAAATCTCCGGCGAATGGGCGGCGAGATATATTCGCGTTTTTCAGGGGCAAGATGGAAGTGCATCCCAAGAATGTCAGCGGCCGGTTTTACAGCAA GCGTGTGAGGACGGTGATATGGGAGGGGTACGGCGGCGACCGGAGGTTTTACCTCAAGCGGCACAGATTTCCCGGTTACCAGACAGAGATCGTTCGCTCCGTCTTTTGTTTGTGCCCGCTGGGGTGGGCCCCGTGGAGTCCGAGACTGGTGGAATCCGTCGTTCTGGGTTGCGTGCCGGTCATCATAGCCGACGGCATCCGGCTGCCGTTCCCCTCCGCCGTGAGGTGGCCGGAGATATCACTCACGGTGGCAGAAGGCGACGTCGGAAAGTTGGGATCCATCCTCGAACACGTGGCGGCGACCAACCTCTCCGCCATTCAGAGGAACCTCATGGACCCCGCCGTGAGCCGGGCCCTACTCTTCAACGATCACGTGCAGGACGGCGACGCCACGTGGCAGGTGCTCCGTGCTCTCTCCGGCAAGCTGCACCGGTCCCGCAGGCGGTCGAGGGTTTCCAGCGAATGA
- the LOC131335856 gene encoding uncharacterized protein LOC131335856: MDPRYTGEMLRHLEKQNEHLMDAYRSMSHELHKLQVEEEMLMRKFYELMSAQSPARKNEEESSTLPDDGRNGQSSALILACNNEPIGQSSASLIPVCSDEPIGQSSALTPVSGNEQEIMGDQVQ; this comes from the exons ATGGATCCTAGATACACAGGAGAGATGTTAAG GCACTTGGAGAAGCAGAATGAGCACCTCATGGATGCCTATCGATCCATGTCCCACGAATTGCATAAACTTCAG GTAGAGGAAGAAATGCTGATGCGCAAGTTCTATGAACTGATGTCGGCTCAAAGTCCAGCAAGAAAG AATGAGGAAGAAAGTTCTACTTTACCGGATGATGGCAGGAACGGACAATCCAGCGCTTTGATTCTAGCGTGCAACAATGAGCCAATTGGACAATCCAGCGCTTCTTTGATTCCAGTGTGCAGCGATGAGCCTATTGGACAATCCAGTGCATTGACTCCTGTGAGCGGAAATGAGCAAGAAATAATGGGGGATCAAGTTCAATGA